The following coding sequences are from one Hymenobacter sp. DG25A window:
- a CDS encoding SUKH-3 domain-containing protein gives MSNSTSRSFIFSAEVHHLLVEAGWHANRTVELSHCQVPASTVAGWPPAVLAFLSEFGGLMLYFIRRDDSIAYLHFDVVRAHQNATGYPLADYAFRAGELALYIIGQAYTENLLLLMSATGQVYGGYEECLYAIAGNGETAIEAICLDLPFREIP, from the coding sequence ATGAGTAATTCTACTAGTCGTTCGTTCATATTCTCTGCTGAGGTGCACCATCTGCTGGTAGAGGCAGGCTGGCACGCAAACCGTACGGTGGAGCTTAGCCACTGCCAGGTGCCCGCGTCTACCGTGGCGGGCTGGCCCCCGGCAGTGCTGGCATTTTTAAGCGAGTTTGGCGGCCTCATGCTCTACTTCATCCGCCGCGACGATAGTATTGCCTACCTCCACTTTGATGTGGTGCGCGCCCACCAGAATGCCACCGGCTACCCTCTGGCCGACTATGCTTTCCGGGCCGGCGAGCTGGCCCTGTACATCATTGGCCAGGCCTACACGGAGAATCTGTTGCTGCTGATGAGCGCCACCGGCCAGGTATACGGCGGCTACGAGGAATGCCTGTATGCTATTGCCGGGAACGGGGAAACGGCCATTGAAGCCATTTGCCTGGATTTGCCGTTTCGGGAGATACCCTAA
- a CDS encoding pirin family protein, whose translation MSLRQIKQQHRAVSAPIADLVTYRALPTQAVEHIDPFLFLNHHGPQVYRPKNQGLPFGPHPHRGFETVTFIVAGDILHKDSSGHESVIEAGGIQWMTAGRGLIHSEVSSEQFKAAGGDLEILQLWVNLPAKDKMVEPRYIGLQKDEIPTVALDEGRILIHAVSGTWAGTAGAIQPLADVQLATIDLQAGSTLELGIAAERSIFFYTIQGKLRVNGQETEARQLVEFTHQGDELRVEALTDAKILLGHARPFGEPIVAYGPFVMNTEAEIRQAYHDYQSGKFGTWQG comes from the coding sequence ATGTCGCTTCGCCAAATAAAACAGCAGCACCGCGCCGTTAGCGCCCCTATTGCTGACCTGGTTACCTACCGCGCCCTGCCCACGCAGGCCGTGGAGCACATCGACCCGTTTCTGTTTCTGAATCACCACGGTCCGCAGGTGTATCGGCCTAAAAACCAGGGGCTGCCGTTTGGCCCACACCCGCACCGGGGCTTTGAGACGGTTACGTTTATTGTGGCCGGCGACATTCTGCACAAAGACAGCAGCGGGCACGAAAGCGTGATTGAAGCCGGCGGCATTCAGTGGATGACGGCCGGGCGCGGCCTCATTCACTCCGAGGTGTCCTCCGAGCAGTTTAAAGCCGCCGGCGGCGACCTGGAGATTCTGCAGCTATGGGTGAACCTGCCCGCTAAAGACAAGATGGTGGAACCGCGCTACATCGGGCTGCAGAAGGATGAAATTCCGACGGTGGCGCTGGATGAGGGACGAATTCTGATTCATGCCGTATCGGGCACCTGGGCGGGCACGGCCGGGGCCATTCAGCCGCTGGCCGATGTGCAGCTGGCCACCATTGACCTGCAGGCCGGTAGCACCCTGGAGCTGGGCATTGCCGCCGAGCGCAGCATCTTCTTCTATACCATTCAGGGAAAGCTGCGCGTGAACGGGCAGGAGACTGAAGCCCGCCAGCTGGTAGAGTTTACCCACCAAGGCGACGAGCTCCGGGTAGAAGCCCTGACCGATGCCAAAATCCTGCTGGGCCACGCCCGGCCTTTTGGCGAGCCCATTGTAGCATACGGTCCTTTCGTGATGAATACGGAAGCCGAAATCCGCCAGGCCTACCACGACTATCAGTCGGGAAAATTTGGCACCTGGCAGGGTTAA
- a CDS encoding DinB family protein, which translates to MGVAESLEVWLRGPLPAIPALFQPVAHALLQAREEVTALLTDFPADLLWERPAGVASVGFHLQHLAGVLSRLFTYARAETLTPEQLQALRAEGQPTSATATELIGQFSEQVDKALEQLRLTPQDTATEPRGVGRAQLPSTVLGLLFHAAEHTQRHVGQLLVTARVLQAASTPDR; encoded by the coding sequence ATAGGTGTGGCTGAATCCCTGGAAGTATGGCTGCGCGGCCCGTTGCCCGCAATTCCCGCTTTGTTTCAACCCGTGGCGCATGCCCTGCTGCAGGCCCGGGAAGAAGTAACAGCGCTACTGACTGATTTCCCGGCCGACCTGCTCTGGGAACGGCCCGCCGGCGTGGCTTCCGTGGGCTTTCACCTCCAGCACTTGGCCGGCGTGCTCAGCCGCCTCTTTACCTATGCCCGCGCCGAAACGCTGACGCCCGAGCAGCTGCAGGCGCTCCGCGCCGAAGGCCAGCCCACCAGTGCCACGGCTACGGAGTTAATCGGGCAGTTTTCTGAGCAGGTAGATAAAGCACTGGAGCAGCTGCGCCTAACGCCGCAGGACACCGCCACGGAGCCGCGCGGAGTGGGCCGGGCCCAATTACCCTCCACCGTGCTGGGTTTGCTGTTTCATGCCGCCGAGCATACCCAGCGCCATGTGGGCCAGCTGCTGGTAACGGCCCGGGTGCTGCAGGCCGCCTCAACCCCGGACCGGTAA
- a CDS encoding alpha/beta fold hydrolase, whose product MDMHYIRRGTGKPLLLVHGIGGSWRSWNTILDDLAAEREIIAVDLPGFGDTPPLSGPVTIGTLADALTEFLEAHQLLGIDAVGSSMGARLVLEMARRGGVLGAVVSLDPGGFWQGWEIPVFYYTVAGSIRLVRALQPVMPALTSSAVGRTALFAQFSAKPWRLSPKITLDEMRTFAAAPSFDELLESLAYGEKQQGAPEGSVAAPLVIGWGRQDLVCLPRQAARAQALFPDARLHWFAGCGHFPQWDQPQETVRLILQVTGGQYRGQEAGKEATAATARPQRTLAVAAVAGVAVAGLWLLARRSR is encoded by the coding sequence ATGGATATGCACTACATCCGGCGCGGCACCGGCAAGCCTTTGCTTTTGGTACATGGTATTGGCGGCAGCTGGCGCTCCTGGAATACCATTCTGGATGATTTGGCCGCCGAGCGCGAAATTATTGCTGTGGATTTGCCGGGCTTTGGCGACACGCCCCCGCTGTCCGGTCCGGTTACCATTGGCACACTGGCCGATGCCCTCACCGAATTCCTGGAGGCGCACCAGTTGCTGGGGATTGATGCCGTGGGTAGCTCCATGGGGGCCCGCCTGGTGCTGGAAATGGCCCGGCGGGGCGGTGTGCTGGGCGCGGTGGTTTCCCTGGACCCCGGCGGATTCTGGCAGGGCTGGGAAATTCCCGTCTTCTACTACACCGTGGCAGGCTCTATTCGGCTGGTGCGGGCGTTGCAGCCCGTTATGCCAGCCCTGACCAGCAGCGCAGTGGGCCGAACGGCCCTGTTTGCGCAGTTCTCAGCCAAACCGTGGCGGCTGTCGCCAAAAATTACGCTGGATGAGATGCGCACCTTTGCCGCCGCACCTTCTTTCGATGAGCTGCTGGAGAGCCTGGCCTACGGCGAAAAGCAGCAAGGCGCGCCCGAAGGGTCTGTTGCGGCGCCGCTGGTTATTGGCTGGGGCCGGCAGGATCTGGTTTGCCTGCCGCGGCAGGCAGCGCGGGCCCAGGCCCTGTTTCCCGATGCCCGGCTGCATTGGTTTGCGGGCTGCGGCCACTTTCCGCAGTGGGACCAGCCCCAGGAAACCGTCCGCCTGATTCTGCAGGTAACCGGTGGGCAATACAGGGGGCAGGAAGCGGGCAAAGAAGCCACAGCTGCTACCGCCAGGCCGCAGCGCACCCTGGCGGTAGCAGCTGTGGCAGGGGTAGCCGTAGCCGGCCTGTGGCTGCTGGCCCGCCGCTCCCGATAG
- a CDS encoding NADH:flavin oxidoreductase/NADH oxidase, with protein sequence MSQLFTPLTLRGITFKNRIAVSPMCEYSSQDGFANDWHLVHLGSRAVGGAGLVITEAAAVSPEGRITPDDLGIWEDAHVPFLKRITDFLKSQGAVSGIQLAHAGRKASHRSPWKGGTLIGPTEEGGWVRVAPSALPFSGDEAAPQELSPAGIEKVVADFRAAAVRSLEAGFEVIEVHAAHGYLLHEFMSPLSNQRTDAYGGSFENRIRLLLEVVEATRSVWPAEYPLLVRISATDWTEGGWTADDSVALARVLKEKGVDLLDCSTGGNVPVAPIPVGPMYQLPFAARIKQETGLPTGAVGMITTAEEAESIIANHQADMVLLARELLRDPYFPLHAAHELDAEITWPDQYLRARPRKR encoded by the coding sequence GTGTCTCAGCTCTTCACGCCGCTTACTCTGCGCGGCATTACGTTTAAAAACCGCATTGCCGTGTCGCCGATGTGCGAGTACAGCAGCCAGGATGGCTTTGCCAACGATTGGCACCTGGTGCACCTAGGCAGCCGCGCCGTGGGCGGGGCCGGACTGGTCATTACGGAAGCCGCCGCCGTTTCGCCGGAGGGCCGCATCACCCCCGATGACCTGGGGATTTGGGAGGATGCCCATGTGCCTTTCCTGAAGCGCATCACCGATTTTCTGAAAAGCCAGGGCGCCGTGTCCGGCATTCAGCTGGCGCACGCCGGCCGCAAAGCCAGCCACCGCAGCCCTTGGAAAGGCGGCACGCTCATCGGGCCTACCGAGGAAGGCGGCTGGGTGCGGGTAGCGCCCAGCGCCCTGCCGTTTTCCGGGGACGAAGCAGCCCCGCAGGAACTCTCCCCGGCCGGTATTGAAAAGGTGGTAGCTGATTTCCGGGCGGCCGCAGTTCGCTCCCTGGAGGCTGGCTTTGAGGTGATTGAAGTGCACGCGGCCCACGGCTATCTGCTGCACGAGTTCATGTCGCCGCTCAGCAACCAGCGCACCGATGCCTATGGTGGCTCCTTCGAAAACCGAATCCGCCTGCTGCTGGAAGTAGTGGAAGCCACCCGCAGCGTGTGGCCCGCTGAGTACCCGCTGCTGGTGCGCATCTCCGCTACCGATTGGACCGAAGGCGGCTGGACCGCCGATGACTCCGTGGCCTTGGCCCGCGTGCTGAAAGAAAAGGGCGTAGACCTGCTGGACTGCTCCACCGGCGGTAACGTGCCCGTGGCGCCTATTCCCGTGGGGCCCATGTACCAGCTGCCATTCGCCGCCCGCATCAAACAGGAAACCGGCCTGCCCACCGGCGCCGTGGGTATGATTACCACGGCTGAGGAAGCCGAAAGCATTATTGCCAACCACCAGGCCGATATGGTGCTGCTGGCCCGGGAGCTGCTGCGCGACCCTTACTTCCCGCTGCACGCCGCCCACGAGCTGGACGCTGAGATTACCTGGCCCGATCAATACCTGCGGGCCCGCCCCCGAAAACGCTAA